The Siniperca chuatsi isolate FFG_IHB_CAS linkage group LG12, ASM2008510v1, whole genome shotgun sequence genome has a segment encoding these proteins:
- the LOC122885814 gene encoding poly(rC)-binding protein 3 isoform X7 → MEPTKVQSEGGLNVTLTIRLLMHGKEVGSIIGKKGETVKKMREESGARINISEGNCPERIVTITGPTDTIFKAFAMIAYKFEEDIINSMSNSPATSKPPVTLRLVVPASQCGSLIGKGGSKIKEMRESPPKGATIPYRPKPASNPVIFSGGQAYTIQGQYAIPHPDQLTKLHQLAMQQTPFTPLGQTTPAFPGLDASPPASTHELTIPNDLIGCIIGRQGTKINEIRQMSGAQIKIANAMEGSSERQITITGTPANISLAQYLINARESHIQPQNSVLFKDTSAGWHHMGSVDLCLFKGSCPPMHSSSILGVTDSK, encoded by the exons GAGGTTGGAAGTATAATTGGCAAG AAAGGGGAAACAGTAAAAAAGATGCGAGAAGAG aGCGGAGCACGAATCAATATTTCTGAGGGCAACTGTCCAGAGAGGATTGTCACCATCACTGGACCAACAGACACTATCTTCAAGGCTTTTGCTATGATTGCCTACAAATTTGAGGAG GACATAATCAATTCCATGAGCAACAGCCCAGCAACCAGCAAGCCCCCAGTCACCTTAAGGCTCGTAGTGCCAGCCAGCCAGTGTGGCTCCCTCATAGGAAAAGGAGGctccaaaataaaagaaatgagagag TCTCCACCAAAAGGTGCCACCATCCCTTATCGCCCAAAGCCTGCCTCCAACCCGGTCATTTTTTCTGGTGGCCAG GCCTACACAATTCAGGGACAGTACGCCATACCACACCCAGAT CAGTTGACCAAGCTCCACCAGTTGGCTATGCAGCAAACCCCCTTTACCCCTCTCGGACAGACCACCCCTGCTTTCCCTG GTTTGGATGCCAGTCCACCAGCCAGCACCCATGAACTCACCATTCCTAATGAT CTAATAGGCTGCATTATTGGACGTCAGGGAACCAAAATAAATGAGATTCGACAGATGTCTGGGGCGCAGATCAAAATTGCAAACGCCATGGAGGGCTCGTCAGAGCGCCAGATCACCATCACAGGGACCCCTGCTAACATCAGCCTGGCCCAGTATCTCATCAATGCCAG GGAGAGTCACATTCAGCCACAGAACAGCGTCttgttcaaggacacttcagcagggtggCATCACATGGGCAGTGTAGACCTGTGTCTGTTTAAAGGGAGCTGCCCCCCAATGCATTCATCTTCAATACTGGGTGTAACTGATTCCAAATAA
- the LOC122885814 gene encoding poly(rC)-binding protein 3 isoform X1, whose protein sequence is MEPTKVQSEGGLNVTLTIRLLMHGKEVGSIIGKKGETVKKMREESGARINISEGNCPERIVTITGPTDTIFKAFAMIAYKFEEDIINSMSNSPATSKPPVTLRLVVPASQCGSLIGKGGSKIKEMRESTGAQVQVAGDMLPNSTERAVTISGTPEAIIQCVKQICVVMLESPPKGATIPYRPKPASNPVIFSGGQAYTIQGQYAIPHPDQLTKLHQLAMQQTPFTPLGQTTPAFPGLDASPPASTHELTIPNDLIGCIIGRQGTKINEIRQMSGAQIKIANAMEGSSERQITITGTPANISLAQYLINARESHIQPQNSVLFKDTSAGWHHMGSVDLCLFKGSCPPMHSSSILGVTDSK, encoded by the exons GAGGTTGGAAGTATAATTGGCAAG AAAGGGGAAACAGTAAAAAAGATGCGAGAAGAG aGCGGAGCACGAATCAATATTTCTGAGGGCAACTGTCCAGAGAGGATTGTCACCATCACTGGACCAACAGACACTATCTTCAAGGCTTTTGCTATGATTGCCTACAAATTTGAGGAG GACATAATCAATTCCATGAGCAACAGCCCAGCAACCAGCAAGCCCCCAGTCACCTTAAGGCTCGTAGTGCCAGCCAGCCAGTGTGGCTCCCTCATAGGAAAAGGAGGctccaaaataaaagaaatgagagag TCCACAGGGGCCCAGGTTCAGGTGGCAGGGGACATGCTGCCCAACTCCACAGAACGTGCAGTGACAATCTCTGGGACCCCAGAAGCCATCATCCAGTGTGTCAAACAAATCTGTGTGGTCATGCTGGAG TCTCCACCAAAAGGTGCCACCATCCCTTATCGCCCAAAGCCTGCCTCCAACCCGGTCATTTTTTCTGGTGGCCAG GCCTACACAATTCAGGGACAGTACGCCATACCACACCCAGAT CAGTTGACCAAGCTCCACCAGTTGGCTATGCAGCAAACCCCCTTTACCCCTCTCGGACAGACCACCCCTGCTTTCCCTG GTTTGGATGCCAGTCCACCAGCCAGCACCCATGAACTCACCATTCCTAATGAT CTAATAGGCTGCATTATTGGACGTCAGGGAACCAAAATAAATGAGATTCGACAGATGTCTGGGGCGCAGATCAAAATTGCAAACGCCATGGAGGGCTCGTCAGAGCGCCAGATCACCATCACAGGGACCCCTGCTAACATCAGCCTGGCCCAGTATCTCATCAATGCCAG GGAGAGTCACATTCAGCCACAGAACAGCGTCttgttcaaggacacttcagcagggtggCATCACATGGGCAGTGTAGACCTGTGTCTGTTTAAAGGGAGCTGCCCCCCAATGCATTCATCTTCAATACTGGGTGTAACTGATTCCAAATAA
- the LOC122885814 gene encoding poly(rC)-binding protein 3 isoform X2, which translates to MEPTKVQSEGGLNVTLTIRLLMHGKEVGSIIGKKGETVKKMREESGARINISEGNCPERIVTITGPTDTIFKAFAMIAYKFEEDIINSMSNSPATSKPPVTLRLVVPASQCGSLIGKGGSKIKEMRESTGAQVQVAGDMLPNSTERAVTISGTPEAIIQCVKQICVVMLESPPKGATIPYRPKPASNPVIFSGGQAYTIQGQYAIPHPDLTKLHQLAMQQTPFTPLGQTTPAFPGLDASPPASTHELTIPNDLIGCIIGRQGTKINEIRQMSGAQIKIANAMEGSSERQITITGTPANISLAQYLINARESHIQPQNSVLFKDTSAGWHHMGSVDLCLFKGSCPPMHSSSILGVTDSK; encoded by the exons GAGGTTGGAAGTATAATTGGCAAG AAAGGGGAAACAGTAAAAAAGATGCGAGAAGAG aGCGGAGCACGAATCAATATTTCTGAGGGCAACTGTCCAGAGAGGATTGTCACCATCACTGGACCAACAGACACTATCTTCAAGGCTTTTGCTATGATTGCCTACAAATTTGAGGAG GACATAATCAATTCCATGAGCAACAGCCCAGCAACCAGCAAGCCCCCAGTCACCTTAAGGCTCGTAGTGCCAGCCAGCCAGTGTGGCTCCCTCATAGGAAAAGGAGGctccaaaataaaagaaatgagagag TCCACAGGGGCCCAGGTTCAGGTGGCAGGGGACATGCTGCCCAACTCCACAGAACGTGCAGTGACAATCTCTGGGACCCCAGAAGCCATCATCCAGTGTGTCAAACAAATCTGTGTGGTCATGCTGGAG TCTCCACCAAAAGGTGCCACCATCCCTTATCGCCCAAAGCCTGCCTCCAACCCGGTCATTTTTTCTGGTGGCCAG GCCTACACAATTCAGGGACAGTACGCCATACCACACCCAGAT TTGACCAAGCTCCACCAGTTGGCTATGCAGCAAACCCCCTTTACCCCTCTCGGACAGACCACCCCTGCTTTCCCTG GTTTGGATGCCAGTCCACCAGCCAGCACCCATGAACTCACCATTCCTAATGAT CTAATAGGCTGCATTATTGGACGTCAGGGAACCAAAATAAATGAGATTCGACAGATGTCTGGGGCGCAGATCAAAATTGCAAACGCCATGGAGGGCTCGTCAGAGCGCCAGATCACCATCACAGGGACCCCTGCTAACATCAGCCTGGCCCAGTATCTCATCAATGCCAG GGAGAGTCACATTCAGCCACAGAACAGCGTCttgttcaaggacacttcagcagggtggCATCACATGGGCAGTGTAGACCTGTGTCTGTTTAAAGGGAGCTGCCCCCCAATGCATTCATCTTCAATACTGGGTGTAACTGATTCCAAATAA
- the LOC122885814 gene encoding poly(rC)-binding protein 3 isoform X8: MEPTKVQSEGGLNVTLTIRLLMHGKEVGSIIGKKGETVKKMREESGARINISEGNCPERIVTITGPTDTIFKAFAMIAYKFEEDIINSMSNSPATSKPPVTLRLVVPASQCGSLIGKGGSKIKEMRESPPKGATIPYRPKPASNPVIFSGGQAYTIQGQYAIPHPDLTKLHQLAMQQTPFTPLGQTTPAFPGLDASPPASTHELTIPNDLIGCIIGRQGTKINEIRQMSGAQIKIANAMEGSSERQITITGTPANISLAQYLINARESHIQPQNSVLFKDTSAGWHHMGSVDLCLFKGSCPPMHSSSILGVTDSK; the protein is encoded by the exons GAGGTTGGAAGTATAATTGGCAAG AAAGGGGAAACAGTAAAAAAGATGCGAGAAGAG aGCGGAGCACGAATCAATATTTCTGAGGGCAACTGTCCAGAGAGGATTGTCACCATCACTGGACCAACAGACACTATCTTCAAGGCTTTTGCTATGATTGCCTACAAATTTGAGGAG GACATAATCAATTCCATGAGCAACAGCCCAGCAACCAGCAAGCCCCCAGTCACCTTAAGGCTCGTAGTGCCAGCCAGCCAGTGTGGCTCCCTCATAGGAAAAGGAGGctccaaaataaaagaaatgagagag TCTCCACCAAAAGGTGCCACCATCCCTTATCGCCCAAAGCCTGCCTCCAACCCGGTCATTTTTTCTGGTGGCCAG GCCTACACAATTCAGGGACAGTACGCCATACCACACCCAGAT TTGACCAAGCTCCACCAGTTGGCTATGCAGCAAACCCCCTTTACCCCTCTCGGACAGACCACCCCTGCTTTCCCTG GTTTGGATGCCAGTCCACCAGCCAGCACCCATGAACTCACCATTCCTAATGAT CTAATAGGCTGCATTATTGGACGTCAGGGAACCAAAATAAATGAGATTCGACAGATGTCTGGGGCGCAGATCAAAATTGCAAACGCCATGGAGGGCTCGTCAGAGCGCCAGATCACCATCACAGGGACCCCTGCTAACATCAGCCTGGCCCAGTATCTCATCAATGCCAG GGAGAGTCACATTCAGCCACAGAACAGCGTCttgttcaaggacacttcagcagggtggCATCACATGGGCAGTGTAGACCTGTGTCTGTTTAAAGGGAGCTGCCCCCCAATGCATTCATCTTCAATACTGGGTGTAACTGATTCCAAATAA
- the LOC122885814 gene encoding poly(rC)-binding protein 3 isoform X5, producing MEPTKVQSEGGLNVTLTIRLLMHGKEVGSIIGKKGETVKKMREESGARINISEGNCPERIVTITGPTDTIFKAFAMIAYKFEEDIINSMSNSPATSKPPVTLRLVVPASQCGSLIGKGGSKIKEMRESTGAQVQVAGDMLPNSTERAVTISGTPEAIIQCVKQICVVMLESPPKGATIPYRPKPASNPVIFSGGQAYTIQGQYAIPHPDQLTKLHQLAMQQTPFTPLGQTTPAFPGLDASPPASTHELTIPNDLIGCIIGRQGTKINEIRQMSGAQIKIANAMEGSSERQITITGTPANISLAQYLINARLTSEVTGMGTL from the exons GAGGTTGGAAGTATAATTGGCAAG AAAGGGGAAACAGTAAAAAAGATGCGAGAAGAG aGCGGAGCACGAATCAATATTTCTGAGGGCAACTGTCCAGAGAGGATTGTCACCATCACTGGACCAACAGACACTATCTTCAAGGCTTTTGCTATGATTGCCTACAAATTTGAGGAG GACATAATCAATTCCATGAGCAACAGCCCAGCAACCAGCAAGCCCCCAGTCACCTTAAGGCTCGTAGTGCCAGCCAGCCAGTGTGGCTCCCTCATAGGAAAAGGAGGctccaaaataaaagaaatgagagag TCCACAGGGGCCCAGGTTCAGGTGGCAGGGGACATGCTGCCCAACTCCACAGAACGTGCAGTGACAATCTCTGGGACCCCAGAAGCCATCATCCAGTGTGTCAAACAAATCTGTGTGGTCATGCTGGAG TCTCCACCAAAAGGTGCCACCATCCCTTATCGCCCAAAGCCTGCCTCCAACCCGGTCATTTTTTCTGGTGGCCAG GCCTACACAATTCAGGGACAGTACGCCATACCACACCCAGAT CAGTTGACCAAGCTCCACCAGTTGGCTATGCAGCAAACCCCCTTTACCCCTCTCGGACAGACCACCCCTGCTTTCCCTG GTTTGGATGCCAGTCCACCAGCCAGCACCCATGAACTCACCATTCCTAATGAT CTAATAGGCTGCATTATTGGACGTCAGGGAACCAAAATAAATGAGATTCGACAGATGTCTGGGGCGCAGATCAAAATTGCAAACGCCATGGAGGGCTCGTCAGAGCGCCAGATCACCATCACAGGGACCCCTGCTAACATCAGCCTGGCCCAGTATCTCATCAATGCCAG GCTGACGTCTGAAGTCACTGGAATGGGCACACTCTAA
- the LOC122885814 gene encoding poly(rC)-binding protein 3 isoform X6 gives MEPTKVQSEGGLNVTLTIRLLMHGKEVGSIIGKKGETVKKMREESGARINISEGNCPERIVTITGPTDTIFKAFAMIAYKFEEDIINSMSNSPATSKPPVTLRLVVPASQCGSLIGKGGSKIKEMRESTGAQVQVAGDMLPNSTERAVTISGTPEAIIQCVKQICVVMLESPPKGATIPYRPKPASNPVIFSGGQAYTIQGQYAIPHPDLTKLHQLAMQQTPFTPLGQTTPAFPGLDASPPASTHELTIPNDLIGCIIGRQGTKINEIRQMSGAQIKIANAMEGSSERQITITGTPANISLAQYLINARLTSEVTGMGTL, from the exons GAGGTTGGAAGTATAATTGGCAAG AAAGGGGAAACAGTAAAAAAGATGCGAGAAGAG aGCGGAGCACGAATCAATATTTCTGAGGGCAACTGTCCAGAGAGGATTGTCACCATCACTGGACCAACAGACACTATCTTCAAGGCTTTTGCTATGATTGCCTACAAATTTGAGGAG GACATAATCAATTCCATGAGCAACAGCCCAGCAACCAGCAAGCCCCCAGTCACCTTAAGGCTCGTAGTGCCAGCCAGCCAGTGTGGCTCCCTCATAGGAAAAGGAGGctccaaaataaaagaaatgagagag TCCACAGGGGCCCAGGTTCAGGTGGCAGGGGACATGCTGCCCAACTCCACAGAACGTGCAGTGACAATCTCTGGGACCCCAGAAGCCATCATCCAGTGTGTCAAACAAATCTGTGTGGTCATGCTGGAG TCTCCACCAAAAGGTGCCACCATCCCTTATCGCCCAAAGCCTGCCTCCAACCCGGTCATTTTTTCTGGTGGCCAG GCCTACACAATTCAGGGACAGTACGCCATACCACACCCAGAT TTGACCAAGCTCCACCAGTTGGCTATGCAGCAAACCCCCTTTACCCCTCTCGGACAGACCACCCCTGCTTTCCCTG GTTTGGATGCCAGTCCACCAGCCAGCACCCATGAACTCACCATTCCTAATGAT CTAATAGGCTGCATTATTGGACGTCAGGGAACCAAAATAAATGAGATTCGACAGATGTCTGGGGCGCAGATCAAAATTGCAAACGCCATGGAGGGCTCGTCAGAGCGCCAGATCACCATCACAGGGACCCCTGCTAACATCAGCCTGGCCCAGTATCTCATCAATGCCAG GCTGACGTCTGAAGTCACTGGAATGGGCACACTCTAA
- the LOC122885814 gene encoding poly(rC)-binding protein 3 isoform X4 yields MEPTKVQSEGGLNVTLTIRLLMHGKEVGSIIGKKGETVKKMREESGARINISEGNCPERIVTITGPTDTIFKAFAMIAYKFEEDIINSMSNSPATSKPPVTLRLVVPASQCGSLIGKGGSKIKEMRESTGAQVQVAGDMLPNSTERAVTISGTPEAIIQCVKQICVVMLESPPKGATIPYRPKPASNPVIFSGGQAYTIQGQYAIPHPDLTKLHQLAMQQTPFTPLGQTTPAFPGLDASPPASTHELTIPNDLIGCIIGRQGTKINEIRQMSGAQIKIANAMEGSSERQITITGTPANISLAQYLINARFRDVAAMWNDPSSMTTS; encoded by the exons GAGGTTGGAAGTATAATTGGCAAG AAAGGGGAAACAGTAAAAAAGATGCGAGAAGAG aGCGGAGCACGAATCAATATTTCTGAGGGCAACTGTCCAGAGAGGATTGTCACCATCACTGGACCAACAGACACTATCTTCAAGGCTTTTGCTATGATTGCCTACAAATTTGAGGAG GACATAATCAATTCCATGAGCAACAGCCCAGCAACCAGCAAGCCCCCAGTCACCTTAAGGCTCGTAGTGCCAGCCAGCCAGTGTGGCTCCCTCATAGGAAAAGGAGGctccaaaataaaagaaatgagagag TCCACAGGGGCCCAGGTTCAGGTGGCAGGGGACATGCTGCCCAACTCCACAGAACGTGCAGTGACAATCTCTGGGACCCCAGAAGCCATCATCCAGTGTGTCAAACAAATCTGTGTGGTCATGCTGGAG TCTCCACCAAAAGGTGCCACCATCCCTTATCGCCCAAAGCCTGCCTCCAACCCGGTCATTTTTTCTGGTGGCCAG GCCTACACAATTCAGGGACAGTACGCCATACCACACCCAGAT TTGACCAAGCTCCACCAGTTGGCTATGCAGCAAACCCCCTTTACCCCTCTCGGACAGACCACCCCTGCTTTCCCTG GTTTGGATGCCAGTCCACCAGCCAGCACCCATGAACTCACCATTCCTAATGAT CTAATAGGCTGCATTATTGGACGTCAGGGAACCAAAATAAATGAGATTCGACAGATGTCTGGGGCGCAGATCAAAATTGCAAACGCCATGGAGGGCTCGTCAGAGCGCCAGATCACCATCACAGGGACCCCTGCTAACATCAGCCTGGCCCAGTATCTCATCAATGCCAG GTTCAGGGACGTGGCTGCCATGTGGAATGACCCTTCATCCATGACTACATCCTGA
- the LOC122885814 gene encoding poly(rC)-binding protein 3 isoform X3 gives MEPTKVQSEGGLNVTLTIRLLMHGKEVGSIIGKKGETVKKMREESGARINISEGNCPERIVTITGPTDTIFKAFAMIAYKFEEDIINSMSNSPATSKPPVTLRLVVPASQCGSLIGKGGSKIKEMRESTGAQVQVAGDMLPNSTERAVTISGTPEAIIQCVKQICVVMLESPPKGATIPYRPKPASNPVIFSGGQAYTIQGQYAIPHPDQLTKLHQLAMQQTPFTPLGQTTPAFPGLDASPPASTHELTIPNDLIGCIIGRQGTKINEIRQMSGAQIKIANAMEGSSERQITITGTPANISLAQYLINARFRDVAAMWNDPSSMTTS, from the exons GAGGTTGGAAGTATAATTGGCAAG AAAGGGGAAACAGTAAAAAAGATGCGAGAAGAG aGCGGAGCACGAATCAATATTTCTGAGGGCAACTGTCCAGAGAGGATTGTCACCATCACTGGACCAACAGACACTATCTTCAAGGCTTTTGCTATGATTGCCTACAAATTTGAGGAG GACATAATCAATTCCATGAGCAACAGCCCAGCAACCAGCAAGCCCCCAGTCACCTTAAGGCTCGTAGTGCCAGCCAGCCAGTGTGGCTCCCTCATAGGAAAAGGAGGctccaaaataaaagaaatgagagag TCCACAGGGGCCCAGGTTCAGGTGGCAGGGGACATGCTGCCCAACTCCACAGAACGTGCAGTGACAATCTCTGGGACCCCAGAAGCCATCATCCAGTGTGTCAAACAAATCTGTGTGGTCATGCTGGAG TCTCCACCAAAAGGTGCCACCATCCCTTATCGCCCAAAGCCTGCCTCCAACCCGGTCATTTTTTCTGGTGGCCAG GCCTACACAATTCAGGGACAGTACGCCATACCACACCCAGAT CAGTTGACCAAGCTCCACCAGTTGGCTATGCAGCAAACCCCCTTTACCCCTCTCGGACAGACCACCCCTGCTTTCCCTG GTTTGGATGCCAGTCCACCAGCCAGCACCCATGAACTCACCATTCCTAATGAT CTAATAGGCTGCATTATTGGACGTCAGGGAACCAAAATAAATGAGATTCGACAGATGTCTGGGGCGCAGATCAAAATTGCAAACGCCATGGAGGGCTCGTCAGAGCGCCAGATCACCATCACAGGGACCCCTGCTAACATCAGCCTGGCCCAGTATCTCATCAATGCCAG GTTCAGGGACGTGGCTGCCATGTGGAATGACCCTTCATCCATGACTACATCCTGA